One window of Salminus brasiliensis chromosome 16, fSalBra1.hap2, whole genome shotgun sequence genomic DNA carries:
- the ctxn3 gene encoding cortexin-3, with protein sequence MEPTFPRGDKDEVHLEEPGRARVRMRERLVWDYPLQFSWLMEAEPFTSSLQAGGPAAGAGMTLEQKTTFAFVIFLFVFLCMLIVRCFRILLDPYRSMPTSTWADGLDGLEKGQFDYTLA encoded by the coding sequence ATGAGGTCCATCTGGAGGAGCCAGGGCGTGCGCGTGTGAGGATGCGTGAGCGGCTGGTGTGGGACTACCCTCTGCAGTTCTCCTGGCTGATGGAGGCCGAGCCCTTCACCTCCTCCCTGCAGGCGGGCGGCCCCGCGGCCGGCGCTGGCATGACATTGGAGCAGAAGACCACCTTTGCCTTCGTCATCTTTCTCTTCGTCTTCCTCTGCATGTTGATTGTACGCTGCTTCCGCATCTTGCTGGATCCGTACCGCAGCATGCCCACCTCCACCTGGGCTGACGGCCTGGACGGCCTTGAGAAGGGCCAGTTTGATTACACGCTGGCATAG